Below is a genomic region from Miscanthus floridulus cultivar M001 chromosome 1, ASM1932011v1, whole genome shotgun sequence.
TTGTGGCTCTCTCACTAACATTTGTGGCTCTCTCACAAGCATTTGTGGCTGTAGCATTTGTGCCTTCCTCAATTAGGAGCACACCAGCCCTCATAGGAAGGTGAAACCTTCTCTTTGTTGGAGAAAATTGCAGTGGCCCCTCAAAATCATTTATCTGAGCATTGATGCATACTAATCCATTCTCTACGTTGATTAGAAACCACTCTAACAGATTTTCATTAGATTTTATTTCCACAGAATCATTCTCTAAATCTCGCCACAAGGTAATGTACTGCTTAGAACCCCACAAGCAGTGCTCAGCAATGAAATCAACTAGTTGCAGCAGCCCAAAGCTATTTGTGTGAACAGCCTTGGTTAGCAAAGTTCTACCTTGCCACCATGTTTTTGGACCACTATCTGGCAAACTGAAAAATGAACGCACTCTAAGAAGAAGTTCCAATTTACTGTGATTTATCCTACAAATCATAGCAGGGAATAAACAAGTTAACACATCTACAAATTGCTGCTATTTTTTACTGCATTAAACCACACATCTCAGAAATCAAAGAAAATACCTAGGCTCTTCCATGGTGGTTGCCTCTTCCTAGTGACGGGGCTCTTCCATGGTGGCTGCCTCTTCCTGGGGGCGGGGGGCAGGGCAACGGGCGAGTCCCCAAGCCGCGTCGCCGAGGGCGCGAACTGATTGGGTCGGGCGGTCGGCCGCAGGCCGTTGCCAGCCAGTAGCCGCGCCGTCGGGGGCAGAGTGCCAAATGGAGGAGGAGACAAGCTGGGGGTGGGGAGCATGACAGAGGGAGGAGGGGCGCCGCCGCCTGGAACCCTAACACGATGCCTGGACACGAGCGCTTGCAAGTCGCGCGACTTCGTTCCGTTCGGGAAGGATGTGACGGAGAACGAGTGAGAAAGGAGATAGACTAAAGGGTATAAGTGTCTTGTCGCATGGgggccttttcttttcctttttttgccATTTAATCCAACAATTTTAGAAAGTGTTACATAGTAGGGGCAAATGGGAGCTTCGTTTAAATAAAtcaagggtaaaatcacaaagttcaAAAAGAAGGGGCAAAATCACCATTAGACTATGGAGTAGGGGCAGAAACACCAAAATCCCTTTTTTTATTGGTGTCATTACAATTCTTGTGGATTAAAAAAATACCATTACTATTTACCTATTCAGAGACGAGCCATTATAATTCTTTAATTCTCTGAAAAATACTATTATGTACGCTTCAGACGCGGTTGAACCCATTTGCATACCACTGTATTCCGTATTGCCTAGAATGCCCCTTTgtcctccactctctctctatcaaTGACACATAGGCCCCACAGGTAATCTTCCTCCTTCCCACGCGTAGGCCCCATGGTCAGCAGCAAGAGCGCCACTAGTCGAGGTGGTGGGCTAGGAAGGCGAAGGTGAGGCATGCAGGGTCAAGAAAGATACGAGATGGGAGCGGAGATGGTCAAGGCAGAAGAACAGTTTGTGGTCATGCGCAGCCCTGGAACACGTCCCGTCGCGCATTAACGCGCTCCTTTTTACATCTCCTAACACAGGCATCCAAACATTCAACGCCTGCATCCCACCCTAAGCTGGGCCACATTCGGCAACCAACACGCCCCTTGTCTAGGGCCTATTTTGATTTCCTCCTGTAAACTTTACAGCTATAGAGATTTTAGAGCACTGTTATTAAGCTTTGAGATATAAAGCTCTAATATAATATGGGCTAAAGTTTAAAGCTAGCTTTATACACCTAAGATCCTTGTAAAATTTAGAGATCCAAACACGCCCTACGAAGCGAGGACCGGCCAAACGCgactttattatatatatatatatatatatatatatatatatataaaataaaacttTAAATGTGTGTCATTTCACTGTGCCTTTTACTGTTTATCCGGCGGCTCCAGGCTCATATCACTGTAGGTCAGGTACCAGATGAACAGTATCGGGTCCGCGATGAACAGTGCACACCCATTGCATCTTTTTCCCCACTTTTTTTTTCCCCACCCTCCTTCCCACGGCGTGGGCACCCACGCTAGTTGCATTGGTAATTTGGCATTGGCATCTCTTGTGAGTCGTTGTGAATGGGCACCGCTGGCCTGAAGCGTTGACGAAACGACGCGCTTAGGCTCGCAGCAGCGTCAGCGTGGACCGTGGAGTGTTAAAAAGTACTCGTGAGACAGGCGAAATGCATGGCACCTGAACGGACAGGCCTAAAGCCCTGAACCGTTCGATGGCGCGCCTGCGGCGGCGCTGACCGGAGCCAGGCGAACGGACGTTTTCGGCGCACGCGGCCTGCGGCGGAAGCGCACCATCGGCAGCTGAATTTGCCGTTGCCGGTGCTGGTGGCCGTGGTCGCCTGGGCCCGTTGACGCAGCAGTGGATTGGCGTGGGCGCGATCCGACGGTAGGAACGAACAAACAAACGAGTGTCTTTTTCTATAATATGGAAGTACAGTGTACAGTAGTGATTTCCACACGAGGAAGGAATGCAGGGTGCAGACTAAAATATCCACGTCCATGCTGATAGTACGTCGCAGCACCGTAAGGAGCAGTTGCGTCACCGGCCGGGTGTCTTGACAGCTCCCGGCACAAAAAAAAATTCCTGCCCTCTCATGGCATGGGCTCCCAGATTCTAGAACATCTTTGCTTCTTGGAAGGTTCTCTTCGATGCActtgaaagaaaagaaaaaaactgaGAGTGAATTAGAAGCTGCTTTGAGTCGGGGAAGCCTAGCACTGTCATCACGGTGCTCTCACTCTCATCAGCTGCTTTGAGTGGCGGACACGTCGTCGCGGTTAGTCCAGCCGGCCCCGTCCCGTCGCGTTCGGCGGTCCGCTTCCACTTCCACGCCACGTTGACCACCGTCCCCACGTGTTCCATTGCACCCagccgcctctccctctccctctctcaaagCAGACTAGTCTCGCTGAGTGACCTCAACGAGCCCCGTCCCCGCACGCGGCGAGCTAGTGTGAAATGAATAACCTCCCCCCGCCTATTTATACAGCGCGGACTGGGCTCTCGGCATCGGCAAGGAAGGGAGCGCAGAGTTTCTAGAGCATGGACCACGGCGACAGGAGGagcggcgcggcggccaggccCTGGCGCGGCGCCGGCGTCGCGGAGGGGGGCGGCGGCCCGCTGCCGCCCAAGGTGTACCGCGTGGAGCCCAGGGACTTCCGGGAGCTCGTGCAGAGGCTCACGGGCGCCGgcacgcccgccgccgccgccgccgccgcgccggggCCGGCACACCAGAGGGCGACGCTGACGCCGGCGGCCATGGTCGCGGACAGCAGGCGCGCCCAGGCCGCGGCGGCCGTGCCCGTGCCAGGGGCAGAGCAGTTCGACTACGCGTCCTGGTTCTCCGCGTCGCTGCTCAGCCCGGCGGCGTACGGCGCGCCAGGCTTCGGCGGCGGCCACCAGCAGCACCAGGGGAGCAGTGGGCCTCTGCTTTAGGGTAGGGCCGTCGGTAGAAACAGTGTCGTCGTCCCTGTATAGCTTCGTCGCTTGTTCGTGCTCCTCTGGCTCGTTTTGCGTTGCGTTTTGGGCACGACTACACAACCTTCTTGTACCGCGAATGAAATTCGACCAAGAAGTTATACGGCTATTGTTTACTTCTTGTATTTTCTGATAGAAAGACAAATAAATTTGTTTTTATCCTCTTCTTTGTTGCTTCTGTCGTGCATCTACCATCCTGATGGTGGCAACATACATATAGGCTCTCCTTCACATCTTGGTAGCGCATGTAATCGTTGGATGAATGTTTGCTCCAGCGTTTGCCAAGCATTCGTCGATTGCGGTTAGGAGCCCGTCCTATAGGTTATAGTTCAGCATACGAGAATTATGCTTAGTATAATAAAGTATCTAAACAAAATCTACTGTTGCGTTAATTCATTTCATATTTTACCGAACGACCTGCATCCGAGGAAAAAATTAATCACTTGGCGTTTAGTTATGTGCCATCTGCtctcttttttattttgtttgtaATCGAGCTACAAAATTCGAGGCAATTAGAGTTGCGTTTAGTTTGAAAACAAGATAGGATGGTTGGTCAAGATTACGGGTATGCCACCGCTTGGCCTTGGTATTTGGTTCACAGaatagagtcattttatttttctgTTTAGTTGAGTGGATTGAATATTTGTCTGTTTGGTTGAATGGATTGAGAGGGTCGAACGACTTTGTATGTTTACACCATTAACATAGGCATTCCGATCATCTTTGACCAAGGTAGGGGCGAGTAGGCCAGAGGTCATTCGGTGAGGCTGGAACCGATGGCCATGAGCCCTCACGGGCACAGTACACAAGCAGGGGCGAAGCTACACTATTGATAGGGGATGCAAATTCACCTCTCCAAAAATGTAAAAACAGTAGATTTGGTTCAATTTTCATTATATATGCACCTCCTCTAATCTATTCTAGTTTTGCACTGTAGACAAGTGAGTGAGGGTAGAACCGAAGTCAAGCCAGTGTCTACGCTGAAATTGCCGGGGGCGAGGAGGGAGCCATGATCTAGGGCTTGGGGCGAGCCAACGACTACGAGCGGGGCAGAGCAAGCAAAAGGCAGAGCAGAGTAGGTGAGCCGTCACGGAAGAGCACAACGTGAAATAGGGGAGGAGGAGTCCGGCTTTTTTCTAGGATGAGCTCTTCCCTAGATTCTACTCGTAGGATGAGCTTTCCCTAGATTCCAGTTATTTCATGTGGGATGGCATCCCTAACACTGATTGTCTTCCAAccaaactgtcggtgtttcagaccgggggtcctcaaccaaccagtgaatttgttctgcgtgctccctatttcggatggtgatgcaaagagacacaaggtttatactggttcaggcaatcgaagccctacgtccagtctgagaggtcgatcttgtatttcttgcaccgaagcgctcgtagtagggggttacaagctaagggagagagggaaccagtcccaggtctcggcagggtgtcgtgtgggccgtctgagacgttcctctcaagcggctggaatgtgtgcgttACGAGGTGTTCTTCGTCGtccccccctaagtggcccaagtcttctccttttatagttgaagggaggataaggacagtacatgtattactatgcggcgtcgtgccaataggggtggcacgtccgagccctgtggcctgttcctgtggcggcgtggtcgtaggagtggtccgtcctttgagtactggggcggcgtggttgtcccatcagatcctgtgcgtcgtgggagccccgggaatgcctcggagtagacgcggcggtgaacgtgcaagccactatggacggactgtgcgtgaggccgagacttggtcggtgccgaggcttgcactgcAGTGGGGGGGGTCTTAgaaggcacgaaccccaagatcaccgaggccttggtgtacagtgccgaggccttgagcgagcggctgatcgtgggtacagcgttaggacacagtggccggtaatccccgtcgtaccctgtcccagccggtatggcactgatcgtggacacagtgttaggacacagtggccggtaatccccgccgtgccctgtctcggccggtatggcgctgatgcgacctcaggtcgcgttggccattctgtggcgttgagccaccgtccggctgagattgcgggagtggttgaagtattaatgagacgtgacgcgctgtcgggagggtcgaccgaggcggggggcgatggGCTACGGATGAGCCGGCCTCGagtgacacggagaatgaggcctcgcgcgagacggagattaggctccttgccaaggcctcgcgcgagaggcctcacgcgatacggagaatgcacctcgTAGGATAACGTGAAATAGGGGAGGAGGAGTCTGGCTTTTTTCTAGGATGAGCTCTTCCCTAGATTCTACTCGTAGGATGAGCTTTCCCTAGATTCCAGTTATTTCATGTGGGATGGCATCCCTAACACTGATTGTCTTCCAAccaaactgtcggtgtttcggaccgggggtcctcaaccaaccagtgaatttgttctgcgtgctccctatttcggatggtgatgcaaagagacacaaggtttatactggttcaggcaatcgaagccctacgtctagtctgagaggtcgatcttgtattccttgcaccgaagcgctcgtagtagggggttacaagctaagagaGAGAGGGAaccagtcccaggtctcggcagggtgtcgtgtgggccgtctgagacgttcctctcaagcggctggaatgtgtgcgttACGAGGTGTTCTTCGTCGtccccccctaagtggcccaagtcctctccttttatagttgaagagaGGACAaagacagtacatgtattactatgcggcgtcgtgccaataggggtggcacgtccgagccctgtggcctattcctgtggcggcatggtcgtaggagtggtccatccttggagtactggggcggcgtggttgtcccatcagatcctgtgcgtcgttggagccccgggaatgcctcggagtggacgcagcaacgaacgtgcaagccactgtggacggactgtgcgcgaggccgagacttggtcagtGCCAAGGCttgcactgcggtgggggggtctcagaaggcatgaaccccaagatcgccgagaccctggtgtacagtgccgaggccttgagcgggcgacTAATCGTGGGTACAGCATTAggatacagtggccggtaatccccgtcgtaccctgtcccagccggtatggcgctgatcgtggacacagtgttaggacatagtggccggtaatccccgccgtgccctgtcccggccggtatggcgctgatgcgacctcgagttgcgtcggccattctgtggcattgagccaccgtccggctgagattgcgggagtggttgaagtattaatgagacgtgacgcgctgtcgggagggtcgaccgaggcggggggcgacaggctgtggacaagccggcctcgagcgacacggagaatgaggcctcgcgcgagacagagatcaggctccttgccgaggcctcgtgcgagaggcctcgcacgatatggagaatgcacctcctgccgagaccttctgtggagagcctcgggcgaggcggagatggcgttccctgccgaggccttccctggagagcctcgggtgaggcggagacggcgttccctgccgaggccttccctggagagcctcgcacgaagcagagtttgcgtcaggatgtcgagacctcctgctcgaggctcgaggcgaggaggaggaggacccagtgggctcggtcgtggcgggtgaggggcctacaacttaccttctagtttttattttttagatgggacttagCGACCCTttcgatgtttgcttggggtagcccgttctaaggtacccgacagtagcccccgagcctcagggggagtgcgtgcactccccctgagggtttgccgaggcttgtttTATACCTGCCctgtaggaattggggtttgttttttgaggttccggtgggtgcacgcgagcgcacccgccgggtgtagcccccgagcccctagaggagtggagttactcctccaggggctttcttcatttttgcgtctgaacgagtagttcttattgcatttacCGAGCCCCCAAGCataagttcgggttgcgggggtctcggcgaggctgtaggaaaaagccctctagccttcgCATGGAGCGAAGGGTTCGTCaagggtcccctgactttgggtatgatcctcatgcttcctttcactcagaaggaggggtggaatgtgccaggctaccctcgatgggcacgagcgtggacactttcggtgagctgttagcgggtagtccgagtggaggcccaagccccgttcgctaggggacggctagctatctagagacgcactccaagagtactagggggtttctctagtgggtgccgaggccgttcgctggcctcgatggctcagtgcctccctacggtgggatcccatttggatacttccccgccggtctcggacacgacttaggacgccctgagcgaccgttcgctcaggcctgggccattcgtaggctcgccccgatgtcgtccctaactcttttgccctggggtgactgtcgaaacctcttggaggcccagccttcgaacccctggaccgtaacgggctcggtgccctttatcgtgtttgtagcgtgtcctctagcgcggttttggaccatttgtctttgtcttgggtgtcctggccctttcatctgaccttcacatgtccttttcgtaTGGACAGAGGGTTTGTttaccgagcccattctggtctcggcaaggttgcaggaagagtccctagcctctacgtgagagggccgtcgggagttcccctggctttttatacgcccctcgcgcgtgagggtttatttgccgaggcccctttgggcgcgagcccgggtcgtggggtctcggcatatttgcaggaggagccccctagcctctgcatagagcgagaaggccgtcagaggttcccctgactttttatgcgaccctcgcgcttccttttcatttggaaggaggggtggaatgtgcctcgctaccctcgatgggcacgagtggtggcacttccggtgagctgttatcgggtagtccgagtggaggcctgaaccccgttcgttaggggatggctagcggtctagagacacactccaagagtaccagaggatttctctagtgggtgccgaggtcgttcgctgggcctcggtggctcggtgcctccctacggtgggatcccattcgaataCTTTCCTgctggtctcagacacgactttgggcgtcccaagcgtttcgcttgcttgggcctcggccccatataggctcgcccgtagtcgcccctgactctgttatcctagggcggctgttgaaaccctttggggtccagccttcgaacccctggatcgtaataggctcagagcctggttccttcctaCGAAAGGAACAGGCcgtggggaatatcttccctattggcttggCAATGgatggcgcgccttttgaggcggtttcatggggaggcgaaccaacgcctgctgccatagtggccgagcaTGATGtgatggatgggacgtaactgtcctcgcatttaatgcaggAGACGTGGGTGCGTGGGCcgacgaaatcggctcgtggttaaccgcgccggacggggggaaaacctccccgatttcatcgcccgttcgtttcgcctcctcccagCATAAATACCCGAGGAGTCTCGCCCCttctcgtcttaccttgcctgcattagcaccgtCTCCATCGAGCCATCAccagagcagcgggtgctgggaagaagaggagagaagagcgagcctagggagaaagcaagaaaaaagcgagagcatgggagggagagagaaaaactcaccgccgcacccaattcctccatcgcacccatggccagcAACGTCGTCATTGTCGaggtggacccttgggatccgtcggacgtcaccgaggagatgctccagtcgcttgtcaatggtggactcctccgcctaGTGACAAAccctagtaggccggagtggattgctccgtacgacgagccggagccgaggccccatgacggctacgttgtgagcttcgtctccttccatgaGCACGGCCTCGGTGTCCCAGCGGactggttcatgcgggcgctcccacactactacggtgtggagctccacaattttaatcccaactccatcgctcaggcggctatcttcgttgccatctgtgaggggtatttagggatcgctcctcattgggagttgtggctccacctattccgggcggggcatactaccaagccgacgggcacgttgggtaagaggaaggcatcgagggccgaaggctgcactctccaagtgcgtcaggactgcctgcacctctacatcccggcccaactcgcgtcctccaaccgccggtggtacacgagttggttttacctctacaacgacgacggaggacttcccccctacactgggcggattgtggggagttgcccggagaaatgtaagtggggtgtcccgaaagTTGACCAGCcaaagctggagccgctcctggaggggctggcgaggctatggggccatggccttaccatagctgtggtcgtggccgccttccaccaccggagggtgctaccgctgatggctcggcggtggcagttgttcgagatgaagccaggtgagcccattgagggcacccggatgtcctcctccgccctctccgacgaggaaattctccgtcgagtgggggagacggtatatgcaaagttgaggggcggcaacttgaccccttcACGATGCGaccatcgcgggggttcctttcgctggtaagtcgagtgccgctgtagcctctgagcctcctcaatctccccttatcccttgtttccttatgcgcgtttgttgttccttcaggggatgagggacatgcgcTCCTCTCCACC
It encodes:
- the LOC136472867 gene encoding uncharacterized protein → MDHGDRRSGAAARPWRGAGVAEGGGGPLPPKVYRVEPRDFRELVQRLTGAGTPAAAAAAAPGPAHQRATLTPAAMVADSRRAQAAAAVPVPGAEQFDYASWFSASLLSPAAYGAPGFGGGHQQHQGSSGPLL